One genomic window of Paenisporosarcina antarctica includes the following:
- a CDS encoding amidohydrolase encodes MKADLVFINGEVVTIDHDNRVVEGVAIKDNRIIAVGSNREVQQYCSDDTTSIDLDGKTLLPGFIDAHLHLTIYGTNLLGVSCIAPHIHSLHDLFVDLRKKAMVTPKGQWVRAWGFNEKKLVENRYPTIQELDEISTDHPIVIIRTCNHTSIANSKAVEIANITEGTSDPAGGIIERNQDGSLTGKLIENAHMNLFEYASYNAEELRVGMKLASEEFIKAGVTSIHDAGAYGDGSENLRIMQQAVNSKDIKVRVYAIIGSLTNSHEFVLKMIEAGPITGLGDDWLRIGPAKLFTDGSSIGPTIATREPYSHSENDYGIVYYNQDELNRILGEAHKKGFQITAHAQGDRAVEMLLDCIEKALIEHPRKDHRHRIEHAGITPLDLQKRIKRLGIVIIPNPVFMYVNGDTYLEYYGDRVEVMYPVRDYIDQGIIAAFGSDAPVTFLDPLLGIHAALNRKSIKGQSVGENQCIGIMEAIRAYTWNGAYASFEENSKGSIEVGKFADLVVLNDSILKVDKMDIKDILVVLTMVDGKVLYDPMNLSRVRSIHIPIVN; translated from the coding sequence ATGAAAGCCGATTTGGTATTTATAAATGGTGAAGTTGTTACCATTGATCACGATAATAGGGTGGTAGAGGGCGTAGCGATAAAGGACAATCGAATTATTGCTGTTGGATCAAACAGAGAAGTTCAGCAATATTGTTCAGATGACACAACTAGTATTGACCTTGATGGAAAAACGTTACTACCGGGCTTTATTGATGCACACTTACATCTTACTATTTATGGAACAAACTTATTAGGTGTGAGTTGTATAGCACCACATATACATTCTCTTCACGACCTATTTGTCGATTTGAGAAAAAAAGCTATGGTAACTCCTAAAGGACAATGGGTTCGTGCATGGGGATTTAATGAAAAAAAGTTGGTAGAAAATCGTTACCCAACAATACAAGAACTTGATGAAATCTCAACGGATCATCCGATTGTCATTATTCGAACATGTAATCATACGTCCATTGCTAATAGTAAAGCAGTAGAAATTGCAAATATTACAGAAGGCACTAGTGATCCTGCCGGTGGAATCATTGAAAGAAATCAGGATGGAAGTCTTACTGGTAAGTTGATTGAAAATGCTCATATGAATCTCTTTGAATATGCAAGTTATAATGCTGAAGAATTAAGAGTAGGGATGAAGCTTGCCTCTGAAGAATTCATTAAAGCAGGTGTAACAAGTATTCATGATGCTGGTGCATATGGAGATGGCTCGGAAAATCTTCGAATCATGCAACAGGCTGTAAACTCTAAAGATATTAAAGTACGAGTCTATGCAATCATAGGTTCTTTGACAAATTCTCATGAGTTCGTTCTTAAAATGATTGAAGCAGGTCCTATAACTGGTTTGGGTGACGATTGGTTGAGAATTGGTCCAGCCAAATTGTTTACAGATGGCAGTAGCATAGGACCGACAATTGCAACTCGTGAGCCATATTCACATTCTGAAAATGATTATGGGATTGTTTATTATAATCAAGACGAGTTAAACAGAATATTGGGTGAAGCTCATAAGAAAGGATTTCAAATTACTGCCCATGCACAAGGAGACCGAGCAGTAGAAATGCTTTTAGATTGTATTGAAAAGGCGTTAATAGAACATCCAAGGAAGGACCATCGTCACAGAATCGAACATGCAGGGATCACACCGCTAGATTTACAAAAAAGAATAAAAAGACTAGGTATAGTCATTATCCCTAATCCTGTATTTATGTATGTAAATGGAGATACTTATCTTGAGTATTATGGAGATAGGGTAGAAGTAATGTACCCAGTTCGCGACTATATTGACCAAGGGATCATCGCTGCTTTTGGATCTGATGCTCCTGTTACTTTTCTTGATCCATTACTTGGAATCCACGCGGCACTAAATAGAAAGTCTATAAAAGGACAGTCAGTGGGAGAAAACCAATGCATTGGGATCATGGAAGCCATACGAGCCTACACCTGGAATGGAGCGTATGCGAGTTTTGAAGAAAATAGCAAGGGGAGTATTGAAGTTGGGAAGTTTGCTGATCTGGTTGTCTTAAACGACAGTATTTTGAAAGTTGATAAAATGGACATAAAAGATATTCTGGTCGTGCTTACCATGGTTGATGGTAAAGTTTTATATGACCCGATGAATCTTAGCAGAGTGAGATCTATTCACATACCAATAGTCAACTAA
- a CDS encoding M20 family metallo-hydrolase: MIIQEALTINKNRLEQRITILSQIGKIAGTGVCRLTLSDEDRQAVETVKSWMEEAGLTAKIDDFGNLIGRLEGENPKAPILMIGSHVDSQPYGGRFDGVIGVLGALEVVQTMKEKNIVPSMPIEVVAFSDEEGCRFNKGLFGVRGILGKLEEGELDRTDKNGITRREALVQFGCDPTQLKESQYPVDSIHAFLEMHIEQGPILEDKGLPVGIVTGISGPLWLTVELEGFAGHAGSVPMPMRKDALVGAAKVIVALNELASQDASAPTVGTVGSMTIFPDSRNIIPEKVRFTIDLRDIDIERRHRIEKQLRNRISEITEEHQLTCKISEDTNSEPRYCSDRIMKIMKDESDQIGLHAIELMSGPFHDALAMSYVCDYGMIFVRCKDGISHNPKEFSTIEDISLGTELLYRTALKMVKD, from the coding sequence TTGATAATTCAAGAAGCGCTAACGATAAATAAAAATCGATTAGAACAAAGAATAACTATTCTATCTCAAATAGGTAAAATCGCCGGTACAGGAGTTTGTCGACTTACATTGTCAGATGAGGATAGACAAGCTGTTGAAACCGTGAAAAGTTGGATGGAGGAAGCTGGATTAACAGCAAAAATTGATGATTTTGGAAACTTAATTGGTCGGCTAGAAGGAGAAAATCCGAAGGCTCCTATTTTAATGATTGGTTCACATGTTGACTCTCAACCATATGGTGGAAGATTTGATGGTGTGATTGGTGTACTTGGTGCACTTGAAGTGGTTCAAACCATGAAAGAGAAAAACATAGTTCCAAGTATGCCAATTGAAGTAGTTGCGTTTTCAGATGAAGAAGGCTGTAGATTTAATAAGGGGTTATTCGGGGTTAGAGGAATACTCGGAAAATTAGAGGAAGGCGAATTAGATCGTACAGATAAAAATGGAATAACAAGAAGGGAAGCACTCGTTCAATTTGGATGTGATCCAACGCAATTAAAAGAATCACAATACCCAGTCGACAGTATTCATGCGTTTCTTGAAATGCATATTGAACAAGGTCCAATTCTGGAAGACAAAGGTTTACCAGTAGGAATTGTTACAGGTATTTCTGGTCCTTTATGGTTAACGGTGGAATTGGAGGGCTTCGCAGGTCATGCTGGGTCAGTACCAATGCCTATGCGAAAAGATGCACTAGTTGGAGCTGCAAAGGTTATAGTCGCACTCAATGAACTGGCTAGTCAGGATGCTAGTGCACCAACTGTTGGAACAGTTGGAAGTATGACTATTTTCCCTGATTCTCGTAATATCATTCCAGAGAAAGTTAGATTTACAATTGATTTAAGAGATATTGATATCGAACGTAGGCACAGAATCGAAAAGCAATTAAGAAATCGAATAAGTGAAATTACTGAAGAACATCAATTAACGTGTAAAATCTCAGAAGATACAAATAGTGAACCACGCTATTGTTCTGACAGAATTATGAAGATAATGAAGGATGAAAGTGATCAAATTGGCTTACATGCAATTGAATTAATGAGTGGTCCATTTCACGATGCATTAGCCATGTCTTATGTATGTGATTACGGAATGATTTTTGTTCGCTGTAAGGACGGAATTAGTCATAATCCGAAAGAATTTTCAACCATTGAAGATATCTCGTTAGGAACTGAACTATTATATCGAACTGCTCTTAAAATGGTGAAGGATTGA
- a CDS encoding vanadium-dependent haloperoxidase, protein MSKKYLRWSKVPYAGESRPPGNAVTSNAGSWSLTYLKRNRKGDFLNPKGVKMHLPIKHPDHIDFENELKIVQSTLRNLTPIQEKIGIFYGTGVPTKQWTPVIDRLIDSYGVSPVYAARILTAVQGAVNDTMIVVWDYKYKWDTARPNQYDHKMDTILCTPRFPTYPSGHASMSGCSEVLLSYFFPGEAKKLRKFAEDDSVSRLYAGVHFPIDNTEGLKLGRFIGKVVVDHLKTQRNPNHTPIDTPYREYRNADFFADDFNQFIPYDFTDDCSSRVKGKDKDREKYSYRDSDKLKDKEKHSYEGKDKIKDNSRDKHKSVGSDTYKNLYSDNKRDIERYNNRHDDVYSDKDKFKDIESSIDSEKHNDKAESSSHQNRRSPHPFFNFKNLF, encoded by the coding sequence ATGAGTAAAAAATATTTACGATGGTCCAAAGTTCCTTATGCTGGAGAATCAAGACCACCAGGTAATGCGGTTACTTCTAATGCAGGTTCTTGGTCATTAACATATTTAAAAAGAAACAGAAAAGGGGACTTTCTTAATCCAAAAGGAGTGAAAATGCATCTTCCAATCAAACATCCAGATCACATAGACTTTGAGAATGAATTAAAGATTGTCCAAAGCACACTTAGAAACCTCACGCCTATACAAGAGAAAATAGGTATATTCTATGGAACGGGTGTTCCGACTAAGCAATGGACCCCTGTTATTGATCGTTTAATTGATTCATATGGCGTCAGTCCAGTTTACGCTGCACGAATATTAACAGCTGTGCAGGGAGCTGTTAACGACACCATGATTGTGGTTTGGGATTATAAATACAAGTGGGATACGGCGAGACCCAACCAATATGACCATAAGATGGATACTATACTATGTACACCACGATTTCCAACCTATCCTTCAGGGCACGCTAGCATGTCAGGCTGTTCAGAAGTGTTGTTAAGTTATTTTTTCCCTGGAGAAGCAAAAAAATTACGCAAATTTGCTGAAGATGATTCAGTCAGTCGTTTATATGCAGGTGTTCATTTTCCAATCGATAATACTGAAGGGCTAAAATTAGGAAGGTTTATAGGAAAAGTGGTTGTAGATCACTTAAAGACACAGCGTAATCCAAATCATACACCTATTGATACCCCTTACAGAGAATACCGCAATGCAGATTTCTTTGCAGATGACTTTAATCAATTTATCCCTTATGATTTTACGGATGATTGTTCATCTCGAGTAAAGGGAAAAGACAAGGATAGAGAGAAATACAGTTACCGTGACTCTGACAAACTCAAGGACAAAGAGAAACACAGTTACGAAGGCAAAGATAAAATCAAGGATAATAGCAGAGACAAACACAAAAGTGTTGGCAGTGACACATACAAAAACCTTTACAGTGACAATAAAAGAGACATTGAGAGGTATAATAACAGACATGATGACGTATACAGTGACAAAGACAAATTCAAGGATATTGAAAGCAGTATTGACAGTGAAAAACATAATGATAAAGCAGAATCTTCCTCACACCAAAATCGTAGGAGTCCACATCCTTTCTTTAATTTTAAAAACCTCTTCTAA
- a CDS encoding ABC transporter ATP-binding protein, with translation MTLSIQQVTKKYLDFVAVEKLSFTINKGEIFGLIGQNGAGKTTTFRMILDLQETTSGTITWKGKHINSINRDILGYLPEERGIFPKMTVEDQLYFFGELHGKNKNELRPEVETWIKRFELEDKRRSKAETLSKGNQQKVQLIASFIHQPEFLILDEPFSGLDPVNTDLLKGAILSLKDKGTTILFSSHQMDHVEELCDHLCLLKRGVSLFTGSLIDLKKQYGKIKLTIRTEIPKEELEKLEGVNSVQVDRNQYILTLKNESYAQSIFDFITNGTYIEKFSLDYLSLDEIFKDKVARVHV, from the coding sequence ATGACACTATCTATTCAACAAGTAACAAAAAAGTATCTGGATTTTGTAGCCGTTGAAAAATTGTCTTTTACAATTAATAAGGGAGAAATTTTTGGTTTAATTGGTCAAAATGGTGCGGGAAAGACGACCACGTTCCGTATGATACTGGATTTGCAGGAGACAACAAGTGGGACAATTACATGGAAAGGGAAACACATCAATAGTATCAATCGAGATATTTTAGGTTATTTACCTGAAGAACGCGGAATCTTTCCTAAAATGACAGTTGAAGATCAATTGTATTTTTTTGGGGAACTACATGGGAAAAACAAAAATGAGCTACGCCCAGAAGTAGAAACTTGGATTAAACGTTTTGAGTTAGAGGATAAACGAAGATCCAAAGCAGAAACTCTATCAAAAGGAAATCAACAAAAAGTTCAATTAATTGCAAGTTTTATTCATCAACCTGAGTTTTTAATATTAGATGAACCTTTTAGTGGGTTAGATCCAGTCAATACGGACTTATTAAAAGGCGCTATTTTATCATTAAAAGACAAAGGGACGACCATTCTGTTTTCAAGTCATCAAATGGATCATGTAGAAGAGTTATGTGATCATTTATGTTTGTTAAAACGTGGTGTTTCTCTATTCACGGGAAGTTTAATCGATTTAAAGAAGCAATATGGAAAAATTAAATTGACTATTCGAACAGAAATTCCCAAAGAAGAACTGGAGAAATTGGAAGGCGTAAACTCTGTTCAAGTTGATCGTAATCAATACATTTTGACATTGAAAAATGAATCTTATGCTCAATCTATTTTTGATTTTATTACGAATGGTACATATATCGAAAAATTTAGTTTAGATTATTTGTCGCTAGATGAGATTTTTAAAGATAAGGTGGCTAGAGTTCATGTCTAA
- a CDS encoding sodium:solute symporter family protein translates to MPGWQIALIMMIGYLVIALAVGMMAGRGQDSSSLNEFAVAGGKLNLFVMWFLMGGAVFSAFSFLGAPGWAFSKGAPSLYIITYTAFAILPWYIIGPKIGRIGKKHNFYTVAAFMKGRFNSPTLAIIVGLIALFASVQYLATQMSGMALIFNIMTEGRIPFWLGALVSYGIVVIYVATGGLRAAAWSDVFQGLLMIIISWAVGLTIVYQLHGGTTEMFTTIARETPEFLQIGKAGSTMGSVAYTTTILVSVIGFLMWPHLFSKSYATTPRTIKKTVLAYPIFALFLVPLLLVGFAARGVIDSGQLESPDQVLPFLITTVLNLPGWLYGLVGAGALAAAMSTADAITHSASLEVTDGVVKNIWKNLSDKRTLLIMRIGVFVIGGIAYYITVFGGQGLIALLLGAYGSIVQFAPGVYSALYWRRATTKGVISGLVVGTLVNYYFQLVAESTPFEIHAGILGLIANVLVMVTVSYLTKAQDDEVVRKYVDAK, encoded by the coding sequence ATGCCAGGCTGGCAAATAGCTTTAATAATGATGATTGGTTACCTTGTAATTGCTTTAGCTGTGGGAATGATGGCGGGCAGAGGGCAAGACAGTAGTTCACTTAATGAATTTGCTGTTGCTGGCGGGAAGCTTAATTTATTTGTCATGTGGTTTTTAATGGGTGGAGCTGTGTTCAGTGCATTTTCATTTCTAGGTGCTCCAGGTTGGGCATTTTCAAAAGGTGCCCCGTCCCTATATATTATTACATATACAGCATTCGCAATTTTACCTTGGTATATTATTGGACCAAAGATAGGGAGAATTGGGAAAAAGCATAATTTTTATACTGTTGCTGCTTTTATGAAAGGAAGGTTTAACAGCCCTACTTTAGCAATTATTGTTGGTTTAATTGCTTTATTCGCATCCGTTCAATATTTAGCAACACAGATGTCTGGTATGGCTCTTATTTTTAACATAATGACAGAGGGGCGTATTCCATTTTGGTTAGGTGCACTTGTATCTTACGGCATTGTTGTCATCTATGTTGCAACTGGTGGGTTACGAGCTGCTGCTTGGTCGGATGTATTCCAAGGTTTGTTAATGATCATCATTTCTTGGGCTGTAGGTTTAACAATCGTCTATCAATTACACGGTGGGACAACAGAGATGTTTACAACGATTGCGAGAGAAACACCAGAATTCCTCCAGATTGGAAAAGCAGGGTCAACAATGGGGAGTGTGGCTTATACAACTACCATTTTAGTATCCGTCATCGGCTTCTTAATGTGGCCTCATTTGTTTTCAAAATCGTACGCGACTACTCCTAGAACAATTAAAAAAACAGTTCTAGCCTACCCGATTTTTGCCTTGTTTCTTGTGCCGCTCCTTTTAGTAGGGTTTGCTGCTAGAGGAGTAATAGATTCAGGACAACTAGAAAGCCCAGATCAGGTGTTACCATTTTTAATCACAACGGTATTAAACTTACCTGGATGGCTTTATGGACTTGTTGGTGCCGGGGCACTTGCGGCAGCCATGTCAACTGCAGATGCAATTACGCATAGTGCTTCATTAGAAGTAACGGATGGAGTTGTAAAGAATATATGGAAAAATCTTTCTGATAAAAGAACTTTGTTAATCATGAGAATTGGTGTTTTTGTAATTGGAGGTATCGCTTATTATATTACTGTATTCGGAGGTCAAGGATTAATTGCTCTTTTACTAGGTGCTTATGGTTCTATTGTGCAGTTTGCACCTGGTGTATATAGTGCATTATATTGGAGACGCGCAACGACAAAAGGTGTAATTTCAGGTCTTGTTGTAGGAACTTTAGTAAATTATTACTTCCAACTTGTTGCGGAATCTACACCATTTGAAATCCACGCAGGAATATTGGGATTAATAGCGAATGTTCTTGTAATGGTAACTGTTAGTTATTTAACAAAAGCACAAGATGATGAAGTTGTCAGAAAATATGTAGATGCAAAATAA
- a CDS encoding ABC transporter permease, with product MSKYWLLVKHLFREKVKAPSFIWSILIYVVIIGAVMFSGDIKEMFFQDDPLQVSVMNETDFDIQSLFESTKDVEFSFSEESQNAIEEKVEAGKLDAAVVISDQNQQLSTEIATFEPLSMNNQMTLSALLQHAGKLYQVQKMNLSAEQAEKILQSQTVITMKSLNKESASNKSEDEKAAGVGASFLVGFLIYSFIISFLSMITTDVASEKGSRVLEVMLASVKPVTHLLAKLTGTFLLAITQMVLLVTVLVPLLMLIDDGSKWQVVLDIVNELSISFVIYSVIFLIVSIAIYLIIGALLGSLVSKVEESSQAMMPAMMMGIIGFYVLISGMFSPDTLLVKIFSYIPFTSGMVMPLRIGATDITTIEINISLFVLILTTLVLFMLSLSFYKRSVLMYSSGGLFTKIKNIFKMTT from the coding sequence ATGTCTAAGTATTGGTTACTTGTGAAGCACTTATTTCGAGAAAAAGTGAAAGCTCCCTCATTTATATGGTCTATCCTTATCTATGTTGTAATTATTGGTGCAGTTATGTTTTCGGGAGATATCAAAGAAATGTTTTTCCAAGATGATCCACTACAAGTCTCAGTTATGAATGAAACAGACTTTGACATCCAATCATTATTTGAGTCAACGAAAGATGTTGAATTTTCATTTTCAGAAGAAAGTCAGAATGCCATCGAAGAAAAAGTCGAGGCTGGCAAATTAGACGCAGCAGTTGTAATATCAGATCAAAATCAACAGTTATCAACGGAGATCGCAACATTCGAGCCGTTATCGATGAATAATCAAATGACCTTATCAGCCTTGCTTCAACATGCAGGTAAGTTATATCAGGTTCAAAAAATGAATCTATCTGCAGAACAAGCTGAGAAAATTCTCCAATCTCAAACAGTAATTACGATGAAAAGTTTAAATAAGGAATCTGCGTCTAACAAAAGTGAAGATGAAAAAGCTGCCGGAGTAGGTGCTTCTTTCTTAGTTGGATTTTTAATCTATTCATTTATAATTTCATTTTTATCCATGATTACTACTGATGTGGCTTCGGAAAAAGGTTCTCGTGTATTAGAAGTTATGTTGGCAAGTGTTAAACCTGTCACTCACTTACTCGCAAAATTGACCGGAACCTTTTTATTAGCAATTACCCAGATGGTTCTTTTAGTAACGGTACTCGTGCCACTACTAATGTTGATAGACGATGGGTCTAAATGGCAAGTCGTGCTTGATATTGTAAATGAACTTTCCATATCATTTGTCATTTACTCCGTAATCTTTTTAATTGTATCCATCGCGATTTACTTAATTATAGGGGCTTTGTTAGGCTCTCTTGTTTCTAAAGTAGAAGAATCCTCTCAAGCGATGATGCCAGCTATGATGATGGGTATCATCGGATTTTACGTTTTGATATCTGGGATGTTTAGCCCTGATACGTTACTAGTTAAAATTTTCTCTTACATCCCATTCACTTCTGGTATGGTCATGCCACTAAGAATCGGTGCTACTGACATAACTACAATTGAAATAAACATTTCTCTATTCGTGTTGATACTAACCACACTAGTATTATTCATGCTAAGTCTGTCATTCTATAAACGGAGTGTCCTCATGTATAGTTCGGGAGGATTATTTACGAAAATTAAAAATATCTTTAAGATGACAACTTAA
- a CDS encoding manganese catalase family protein, with protein sequence MFFHVKELQYRSKPNNPDPVYAKQLQEVLGGQFGEISVMMQYLFQGWNCRGEQKYRDMLLDIGTEEISHVEMLATMIAQLLDKAPIEEQENAAKDPIIASVMGGMNPQHAIVNGLGASPNDSVGYPWNARYTIASGNLLADFRANLNAESQGRLQVVRLYEMTDDYGVRDMLSFLIARDTMHQNQWMAAIAELEEKEGKVVPNTFDRQFEKSDVAYKFMNCSEGAESQQGRWASGPSMDGLGQFEYEAKPVATGQSPILETAPGYIHGTPK encoded by the coding sequence ATGTTTTTTCATGTTAAAGAGTTACAATACAGATCGAAGCCAAATAATCCCGACCCTGTTTACGCCAAGCAGTTACAAGAAGTGTTAGGTGGACAATTTGGTGAAATATCAGTTATGATGCAATATCTTTTTCAAGGCTGGAACTGTCGGGGAGAACAAAAATATCGTGATATGCTTTTAGATATCGGGACAGAGGAAATTTCACATGTAGAAATGCTGGCAACAATGATTGCTCAGCTTCTGGATAAGGCACCTATAGAAGAACAAGAAAATGCTGCAAAAGACCCTATTATTGCAAGTGTAATGGGAGGCATGAATCCTCAACATGCGATAGTAAATGGATTAGGCGCAAGTCCAAATGATAGCGTGGGATATCCTTGGAATGCTCGGTATACAATCGCAAGTGGCAATCTGCTTGCAGATTTTAGAGCGAACTTAAACGCAGAATCTCAAGGAAGACTTCAAGTTGTACGTTTATATGAAATGACCGATGATTATGGAGTTAGGGATATGCTATCCTTCTTAATCGCTCGTGATACGATGCATCAAAATCAGTGGATGGCAGCGATTGCGGAGTTAGAAGAAAAAGAAGGTAAAGTAGTACCAAATACATTTGATCGCCAATTTGAGAAATCAGATGTAGCCTATAAATTCATGAATTGTTCTGAGGGTGCTGAAAGTCAACAAGGTCGTTGGGCTTCTGGTCCTTCTATGGACGGGTTGGGACAGTTTGAATATGAGGCTAAGCCTGTAGCTACAGGTCAATCTCCAATATTAGAGACAGCTCCTGGTTATATCCATGGAACACCTAAATAA
- a CDS encoding DUF1059 domain-containing protein: MKTMSCKQLGGACNKEFHANTFEEMAEIIKNHGAEMFQKADEKHISAMNEMKETMKSPESMKTWFESKKEEFNALPED; the protein is encoded by the coding sequence ATGAAAACAATGAGTTGTAAACAACTTGGTGGGGCTTGCAACAAAGAGTTTCATGCAAATACTTTTGAAGAGATGGCAGAAATCATTAAAAATCATGGTGCAGAGATGTTTCAAAAAGCTGACGAGAAACATATTTCAGCAATGAATGAAATGAAAGAAACCATGAAAAGCCCTGAATCTATGAAAACTTGGTTTGAAAGTAAAAAAGAAGAATTTAACGCATTACCGGAGGACTGA
- a CDS encoding CoA-acylating methylmalonate-semialdehyde dehydrogenase yields MNKLAVKKKTLSNYIDGQWVKSTTDKYLEVPNPATGEILAEVPISTQEDLEKAVVAAKKAFATWKKVAVPQRSRILFKYQQLLIENREELAKLITIENGKNYNEALGEVQRGIECVEFASGAPTLMMGYQLPDIATNIESGMYRYPLGVVAGITPFNFPMMVPCWMFPLAIASGNTFILKPSERTPLLVNRLAELLEEAELPKGVFNIVHGAHDIVNGILSHPDIPAVSFVGSQPVAEYVYKTGTSNGKRVQALAGAKNHTIVLPDADMDLTVTNIINAAFGSAGERCMACAVVVAVGDIADELVTRLVDESNKMTIGNGLEEDIFLGPVIRDSHKDKTLSYIDSGVKEGATLLRDGRDDNSSSEGGYFVGPTIFDHVTQEMKIWKEEIFAPVLSIVRVETIEDAIEFTNKSDFANGACLFTDSAKAIRQFREEIDAGMLGVNLGVPAPMAFFPFSGYKKSFYGDLHANGRDGIEFYTRKKMVTARHSY; encoded by the coding sequence ATGAATAAATTAGCCGTTAAAAAGAAAACTCTTTCAAACTATATCGATGGACAATGGGTAAAATCGACGACAGATAAGTACTTAGAAGTTCCAAATCCTGCAACAGGTGAAATATTGGCAGAAGTTCCTATATCAACACAAGAAGATTTGGAAAAAGCAGTAGTAGCTGCAAAAAAAGCATTTGCTACATGGAAAAAAGTTGCCGTTCCTCAACGATCAAGAATTCTTTTTAAATATCAACAATTATTGATTGAAAATCGAGAAGAACTTGCAAAGCTTATTACGATAGAAAATGGTAAAAATTACAATGAAGCTTTAGGTGAAGTTCAGCGAGGAATCGAGTGCGTTGAATTTGCATCAGGAGCCCCAACATTAATGATGGGTTATCAACTTCCTGATATTGCAACAAATATCGAGTCAGGTATGTATCGTTATCCCTTAGGTGTAGTGGCGGGGATCACACCGTTCAACTTTCCAATGATGGTACCTTGTTGGATGTTCCCACTTGCCATTGCTAGTGGAAATACCTTTATTTTGAAACCATCTGAGCGAACACCTCTTCTGGTCAATCGTCTTGCTGAGTTGTTGGAGGAAGCAGAACTACCAAAAGGTGTATTTAACATTGTGCACGGGGCACATGATATCGTTAATGGTATTCTAAGCCACCCCGATATTCCAGCAGTATCATTCGTTGGGTCACAGCCGGTAGCGGAGTATGTTTATAAAACAGGAACATCAAACGGTAAGAGAGTTCAAGCACTTGCTGGTGCAAAAAACCATACAATCGTCTTGCCTGATGCAGACATGGATCTAACTGTTACAAATATTATAAATGCAGCTTTTGGATCTGCAGGAGAAAGATGTATGGCTTGTGCAGTTGTTGTTGCAGTTGGTGATATTGCTGATGAACTAGTTACTAGATTAGTAGATGAATCGAATAAGATGACAATTGGGAATGGTTTGGAAGAAGATATCTTCCTTGGCCCAGTTATTAGAGATTCTCATAAAGATAAAACACTTAGTTATATTGATTCGGGCGTAAAAGAAGGAGCAACGCTTTTACGTGATGGACGAGACGACAATTCCTCTTCTGAAGGTGGATATTTTGTAGGACCAACAATTTTTGATCATGTAACTCAAGAAATGAAAATTTGGAAAGAAGAGATTTTCGCCCCAGTGTTGTCAATTGTAAGAGTGGAGACAATCGAAGATGCAATTGAGTTTACAAATAAATCCGATTTTGCCAACGGAGCTTGTTTATTCACGGACAGTGCGAAAGCTATTCGTCAATTCAGAGAAGAAATCGATGCAGGTATGCTAGGTGTGAACTTAGGTGTTCCAGCACCAATGGCCTTCTTCCCGTTCTCAGGGTATAAAAAATCATTTTATGGCGATCTCCATGCAAATGGACGGGATGGAATCGAGTTTTACACACGTAAGAAAATGGTAACCGCTCGTCATTCATATTAA
- a CDS encoding DUF3311 domain-containing protein, which produces MSTRKFYTLYIAIATLPFLMLVFPLFEIGNRATPIVMGLPFSFFWVILWIVITFVALIILYSLDPDNKEEEEDV; this is translated from the coding sequence ATGAGTACACGAAAATTTTATACACTCTATATTGCGATTGCAACACTACCATTTTTAATGCTAGTTTTCCCCTTATTTGAAATTGGAAACCGTGCTACACCTATTGTAATGGGATTACCATTTTCATTTTTTTGGGTAATATTATGGATTGTGATTACTTTTGTGGCTCTGATAATTTTATATTCTCTTGACCCAGATAATAAAGAAGAGGAGGAGGATGTCTAA